A genomic region of Nitrosomonas ureae contains the following coding sequences:
- a CDS encoding EAL domain-containing protein — MNKDITQPISTLPDCFDLTNVEQSKILQFQQEILELIVLGNDYKEICEKICLLIEQLLENAVASVMLLDRDKQCMNVFAAPSIPAECITQLNGLRPGPEAGSCGNAVFRQEAVYIESTIDDPRWQSIRKIAIDFNILSCWSIPVRSKGGECIGSFALSSFEHRLPSAFHRELLKIGSFIIGIALEQQKINEQLYLSSKVFENSTEAIMIADANKIIISINKALHIITGFTGEEVIGKPTSIVTSIRHSTKFFQKIWLSVKQSGHWQGEVWNRHKYGREYPAWLNISSVLSKKGSICYYLINFSNITDKKKSDEIIWRQANYDSLTGLPNRNMFYDRLSHDIKNVARTGMLLAVLFIDLDRFKEVNDSFGHSVGDALLVEAAKRLKGCVRETDTVARLGGDEFTIILNGINDQHCAERIIQMILLELTKPFHLNAKLAYVTASIGVTFFPADASSAEILMKNADQAMYAAKNNGRNCCSYFTSNMRKATETRSRIAYELRHALREQQLFLMYQPIVKLATGSIHKAEALIRWQHPERGTVAPVEFISIAEESNLISEIGDWVFKQAVNQVAAWQANYNTNFQISINKSPKQFISKMSDWVNHLHEQKLDGHSIIVEITENLLLDIHELVVKQLLNFRDAGVQVAIDDFGTGYSSLSYLKKFDIDYLKIDQSFISNLDSRSNDRILCEAVITMAHRLGMKVIAEDVETDSQKQLLIAMGCDYGQGYFFSKPLTTEDFEVFLQQNASIN, encoded by the coding sequence GTGAATAAGGATATAACTCAACCCATTTCTACTCTACCGGATTGCTTTGATCTCACCAATGTTGAGCAAAGCAAGATTCTCCAGTTCCAGCAAGAGATTCTTGAGTTAATTGTATTAGGCAATGATTATAAAGAGATTTGCGAAAAAATATGCCTACTGATAGAGCAACTTCTGGAAAATGCGGTTGCATCCGTCATGTTACTGGACAGAGACAAGCAATGCATGAATGTATTTGCAGCCCCCAGTATTCCTGCAGAATGCATAACACAGCTCAACGGATTGCGTCCTGGTCCGGAAGCGGGGTCTTGCGGTAATGCCGTTTTTCGTCAGGAGGCAGTGTATATAGAAAGTACAATCGATGACCCACGTTGGCAAAGCATCCGAAAAATAGCTATCGATTTTAATATTCTTTCATGCTGGTCCATTCCAGTACGCAGCAAAGGCGGCGAGTGCATTGGCTCATTTGCGCTCTCCAGTTTTGAGCATCGCTTACCCAGTGCGTTTCACCGCGAGCTGTTGAAGATCGGATCGTTCATCATTGGAATTGCATTAGAACAACAAAAAATTAATGAACAGTTATATCTTTCCAGTAAAGTCTTTGAAAATAGTACCGAGGCAATTATGATTGCCGATGCGAATAAGATTATCATCTCCATTAACAAAGCGCTGCATATCATAACCGGCTTTACCGGGGAAGAAGTAATCGGCAAACCTACATCAATCGTAACATCGATTAGGCACAGCACTAAATTTTTTCAAAAGATCTGGTTAAGTGTTAAACAGTCCGGCCATTGGCAAGGCGAAGTATGGAATAGGCACAAATACGGACGAGAATATCCGGCATGGTTAAACATTAGCTCGGTACTAAGTAAGAAAGGCTCGATCTGCTACTACCTCATTAATTTTTCTAATATCACTGATAAGAAAAAATCGGATGAAATTATATGGCGGCAAGCAAACTATGATTCATTGACCGGTTTGCCCAACCGCAATATGTTTTATGACCGTCTAAGTCATGACATTAAGAATGTCGCCCGTACAGGAATGTTGTTGGCGGTACTGTTTATCGATCTCGATCGTTTCAAAGAAGTCAATGATTCATTCGGGCACAGTGTTGGCGATGCTCTGCTGGTAGAAGCAGCTAAGCGGCTTAAGGGCTGCGTTCGTGAAACCGATACGGTTGCACGCCTGGGGGGCGATGAATTCACTATTATCCTGAACGGAATTAATGATCAGCACTGTGCCGAAAGAATCATTCAGATGATTTTACTGGAATTGACGAAGCCATTTCATCTGAATGCAAAGCTAGCTTATGTCACTGCGAGTATTGGTGTGACATTTTTCCCTGCTGATGCCAGTAGCGCGGAAATACTGATGAAGAATGCTGATCAAGCCATGTATGCCGCAAAAAATAACGGTCGCAATTGCTGCAGCTATTTCACTTCCAATATGCGCAAGGCAACAGAAACCCGCTCCAGAATCGCCTACGAATTGCGCCATGCATTAAGAGAGCAGCAACTATTCTTAATGTATCAACCCATTGTAAAACTGGCAACCGGTAGTATCCACAAAGCCGAGGCATTAATACGCTGGCAGCATCCCGAACGAGGAACGGTCGCTCCGGTAGAATTTATTTCCATCGCGGAAGAATCCAATCTGATTTCTGAAATAGGCGATTGGGTATTCAAACAAGCTGTCAACCAAGTAGCCGCATGGCAAGCCAATTACAATACTAATTTTCAAATTAGTATCAATAAATCACCCAAACAATTTATCAGTAAAATGAGTGATTGGGTGAATCACTTGCATGAGCAAAAATTAGACGGCCACAGCATCATCGTTGAGATTACTGAAAACTTGCTGTTAGATATCCATGAATTGGTAGTGAAACAACTGTTAAATTTCCGTGATGCCGGTGTGCAAGTCGCTATTGATGATTTTGGCACAGGTTATTCATCGCTTTCTTATTTAAAAAAATTCGATATTGACTATCTCAAGATCGACCAATCATTCATTTCTAATCTGGACAGCCGATCTAACGATAGAATCTTATGCGAGGCGGTGATTACCATGGCGCATCGTTTGGGTATGAAAGTCATCGCTGAAGACGTGGAAACAGATTCGCAGAAACAACTTTTAATTGCCATGGGCTGTGATTACGGACAAGGTTATTTTTTTAGCAAACCTTTGACTACAGAAGACTTTGAAGTATTTCTCCAACAAAATGCCTCGATAAATTAG
- a CDS encoding Crp/Fnr family transcriptional regulator: MSLSTESSSSGSINKFFKNNADRLIKAYPSIQEINIPNKDFLYRQGDLGTYVFCIKGGIVKQSYLTVQGSEVTIALLKCGDVIGDLKADKQAREESAQALGNVSCYRMAYNDFKALLLHYPALAWQVLEKTYVRKQKIEHKLRIILTQPIEMRLAATLLELAKMFGVQCTHGYALEIHLTQQDVADLIGASRPVVSTVLNDFRSRGMLEYTRDQICVNDAALIDYCEAM, from the coding sequence ATGTCTTTATCAACAGAAAGCAGTAGCTCCGGATCAATAAATAAGTTTTTCAAGAACAATGCTGATCGATTAATAAAAGCTTATCCTTCAATCCAGGAGATTAATATCCCAAACAAGGATTTTCTTTATCGACAGGGAGATTTGGGTACGTATGTTTTTTGCATAAAGGGCGGTATTGTGAAGCAGTCGTATTTAACCGTGCAGGGGAGTGAAGTAACCATTGCGCTTCTTAAATGCGGGGATGTAATCGGCGACTTAAAGGCTGATAAGCAAGCAAGAGAAGAATCGGCGCAAGCGCTGGGGAACGTTAGCTGTTACCGTATGGCATATAACGATTTCAAGGCATTGTTACTGCACTATCCGGCGCTGGCATGGCAGGTACTTGAGAAGACTTATGTGCGTAAGCAAAAGATCGAACATAAATTGCGGATTATTCTGACGCAACCAATTGAGATGCGCCTTGCGGCTACGTTGTTGGAACTGGCTAAGATGTTCGGTGTTCAGTGTACGCATGGATATGCGTTGGAAATTCATTTGACGCAGCAGGATGTGGCGGATCTGATCGGTGCTAGCCGCCCGGTAGTCAGCACTGTTCTGAATGATTTCAGAAGTCGCGGTATGCTTGAGTACACGCGTGACCAGATTTGCGTCAATGATGCGGCATTGATTGACTACTGCGAAGCAATGTAA
- a CDS encoding OprO/OprP family phosphate-selective porin: protein MKIFGLKSALIATTYVFYVNSLAYAQEDIPDRSQKSSIKKFHKDNKRKAGLFFTDSGASYRWNEDRNEIRLGGFIQADSHTFFNDVSEPGNDSFTLRRIRPVFEIRFGKIYSFYVMPNLESSPGILDAFFESNYIKPFNLRVGKFKSPFGLERLQSATALALNERAFPTNLAPNREIGVQVFGNILWDTIEYQIGIFNGNVDNGSGIRDNVINSNNSGIDFVARLFSHPLKHAQTELLQGLGLGIAYSYGTQYGSTQSGHANLPTFISPGQQLIASYTQDAFASGSRERIGPQLYYHSGPFGIMAEYTISQQKIKIGTTSDKVANDAFQVQISWIIFNGDASFRRVQPHNPVTFENLNAIGAIQLVTRYSELNLDAKAFTHGLFNPDRSVSRAQDFGVGINWYLNHNIKLQLSYNQTHFTHGATGRFDRPTEKILFSRMQVAF from the coding sequence ATGAAAATTTTCGGATTAAAAAGTGCATTAATTGCCACAACCTATGTTTTTTATGTAAATTCCCTTGCTTATGCGCAAGAAGATATTCCAGATCGGTCACAAAAATCGAGTATAAAAAAATTTCATAAAGATAATAAAAGAAAAGCAGGATTATTCTTTACTGATTCTGGAGCGAGCTATCGATGGAATGAAGATAGAAATGAAATACGCTTAGGAGGGTTTATCCAGGCTGATTCACATACCTTCTTTAATGATGTAAGCGAGCCAGGCAACGATTCTTTTACCTTGCGCCGTATTCGACCCGTGTTTGAAATCAGGTTTGGTAAAATTTACAGTTTTTACGTTATGCCCAATTTGGAGTCGAGTCCGGGAATTTTGGATGCCTTTTTTGAAAGCAATTACATCAAGCCATTCAACCTTCGCGTCGGCAAGTTCAAGTCTCCTTTCGGACTGGAGCGCTTGCAGTCAGCAACTGCATTAGCCTTAAATGAACGGGCTTTCCCCACCAATCTGGCACCTAATCGAGAAATTGGCGTGCAAGTTTTTGGCAATATTCTTTGGGATACCATCGAATATCAGATCGGTATATTTAACGGGAATGTTGATAACGGCTCAGGAATTCGCGATAACGTCATTAATTCGAACAACAGCGGCATCGATTTTGTTGCACGCCTGTTTTCCCATCCGCTAAAACATGCGCAAACCGAACTTCTCCAGGGGCTGGGATTAGGTATTGCCTATAGTTATGGAACACAATATGGCAGCACGCAATCAGGCCATGCAAACTTGCCAACCTTTATATCGCCGGGCCAACAGTTGATTGCATCGTACACACAAGATGCTTTTGCCAGTGGCAGCCGGGAGCGGATTGGTCCGCAGCTTTATTATCACTCCGGCCCATTTGGAATCATGGCGGAATATACAATTTCCCAACAAAAAATCAAGATTGGAACAACAAGTGATAAAGTCGCCAATGATGCTTTCCAGGTACAAATCTCGTGGATTATTTTTAATGGTGATGCTTCATTCCGCAGGGTGCAACCCCACAATCCGGTAACATTTGAAAATCTCAATGCAATAGGTGCCATACAATTAGTCACACGATACTCAGAACTTAACCTTGACGCCAAGGCCTTTACACATGGCTTGTTTAACCCGGATCGTTCAGTCAGCAGGGCTCAGGATTTTGGGGTAGGCATTAATTGGTATCTCAACCACAACATTAAGCTTCAATTAAGTTACAATCAGACGCATTTTACTCACGGCGCAACCGGCAGATTCGATCGACCTACAGAAAAAATCTTATTCTCACGCATGCAGGTCGCGTTCTAA
- a CDS encoding sulfurtransferase TusA family protein: protein MENIDKELDARGLVCPLPILRTKQSLAGMISGQTLRIVATDPGSLIDFQVFSEQTGNELLSMTQTTGEFIFILKKR from the coding sequence ATGGAGAACATTGACAAGGAGCTGGATGCGCGTGGCTTGGTTTGCCCTTTGCCTATTTTACGCACCAAACAATCGCTGGCTGGCATGATCAGCGGACAAACACTGAGAATCGTTGCCACCGACCCGGGGTCTTTGATTGATTTTCAGGTTTTTTCCGAGCAAACAGGAAATGAATTATTGTCTATGACACAAACCACCGGTGAATTCATCTTCATACTCAAAAAGCGGTAG